One genomic segment of Acidimicrobiales bacterium includes these proteins:
- a CDS encoding DegT/DnrJ/EryC1/StrS family aminotransferase has translation MTITIPITTVRFGAAEEALVLEVLRSGMLAQGPKVARLEELFAEMAGTDHAVAVNNGTTALVAALQALELGPGDEVVTSPFTFVATLNAALEAGATVRFADIDLDDFCIDPAAVASVVTDRTRVLMPVHLYGQAAPMGALASLAEQRGLAVVEDAAQAHGARVDGRPVGGFGQACFSLYATKNVTTGEGGVVTTDDDALADRLRLLRNQGMRARYQYELAGHNYRMTDLQAAVGIPQLERLEEITAARRANAAVLDDGLAGLDGLVTPVEKPGRRHVYHQYTVRVTDDAPLTRDALVDRLAEAGVGSGVYYPRMVHDYDCYRDDPRVVVGDTPDAALAAAQVLSLPVHPHLTRDELDRVVLAVRSAFGG, from the coding sequence ATGACGATCACCATCCCGATCACGACGGTGCGCTTCGGGGCGGCCGAAGAGGCGCTGGTCCTCGAGGTGCTGCGGTCGGGGATGCTCGCCCAGGGCCCGAAGGTGGCCCGACTCGAAGAGCTGTTCGCCGAGATGGCCGGCACTGACCACGCCGTCGCCGTGAACAACGGCACGACCGCGCTGGTGGCCGCGCTGCAGGCGCTCGAGCTCGGGCCGGGCGACGAGGTGGTGACCAGCCCCTTCACGTTCGTGGCGACCCTCAACGCCGCGCTCGAAGCGGGAGCGACCGTGCGCTTCGCCGACATCGACCTCGACGACTTCTGCATCGACCCGGCGGCGGTGGCCTCGGTCGTCACCGACCGGACCCGCGTGCTGATGCCGGTGCACCTCTACGGCCAGGCCGCCCCGATGGGCGCCCTGGCGTCGCTCGCCGAGCAACGGGGCCTCGCCGTCGTCGAGGACGCCGCGCAGGCCCATGGGGCCCGGGTCGACGGGCGCCCGGTCGGCGGCTTCGGGCAGGCCTGCTTCTCGCTGTACGCCACGAAGAACGTGACCACCGGCGAGGGCGGGGTCGTCACCACCGACGACGACGCGCTCGCCGACCGCCTCCGCCTCCTGCGCAACCAGGGGATGCGGGCCCGGTACCAGTACGAGCTGGCCGGCCACAACTACCGGATGACGGACCTCCAGGCGGCGGTGGGGATACCGCAGTTGGAGCGACTGGAGGAGATCACCGCGGCCCGGCGGGCCAACGCCGCGGTCCTCGACGACGGACTGGCCGGCCTCGACGGGCTGGTGACCCCGGTCGAGAAGCCGGGCCGGCGCCACGTCTACCACCAGTACACGGTCAGGGTGACCGACGACGCGCCGCTCACCCGCGACGCCCTGGTCGACCGCCTGGCCGAGGCGGGGGTGGGCAGCGGCGTGTACTACCCCCGGATGGTCCACGACTACGACTGCTACCGGGACGACCCTCGCGTCGTCGTGGGCGACACACCCGACGCCGCCCTGGCGGCCGCACAGGTCCTGAGCCTCCCCGTGCACCCCCACCTCACCCGCGACGAGCTCGACCGGGTCGTCCTCGCCGTACGCTCGGCGTTCGGCGGGTAG